The following proteins come from a genomic window of Amphiura filiformis chromosome 16, Afil_fr2py, whole genome shotgun sequence:
- the LOC140135971 gene encoding tubulin polymerization-promoting protein family member 2-like, translating to MAELKKRFLEYAAFGKPGAKDMTSKNFAKLCKEKKLMDKKLNSTEVDMIFTRAKGGPGNKTLTFDTFQTALKMAAKSKYGDDGDENVKKLKDCICCGEGGPSTAGTTKTSTKGNVDHFTDASKYTGSHKERFDDSGKGKGKAGRDDLAAQTGYVSGYKEKDTYDKTHCK from the exons ATGGCTGAACTTAAGAAACGCTTCCTGGAGTATGCTGCCTTTGGGAAACCAGGCGCAAAGGACATGACGAGTAAAAACTTTGCCAAACTGTGTAAAGAAAAAAAGCTAATGGATAAGAAACTCAACTCTACAGAGGTGGACATGATCTTCACAAG AGCTAAAGGAGGACCTGGTAATAAAACTTTGACATTCGACACTTTCCAAACGGCTCTCAAAATGGCGGCTAAGTCCAaatatggtgatgatggtgatgagaatGTGAAGAAACTTAAGGATTGTATCTGTTGTGGAGAAGGAGGGCCCAGTACAGCTGGCACAACG AAAACGTCGACCAAAGGCAACGTAGATCATTTCACGGACGCATCCAAATATACCGGGTCTCACAAAGAGAGATTTGATGATTCGGGCAAAGGGAAGGGCAAAGCTGGTCGTGATGATTTGGCAGCACAAACTGGTTATGTGTCGGGATACAAGGAGAAGGACACATATGATAAGACACATTGTAAATGA